A region from the Cannabis sativa cultivar Pink pepper isolate KNU-18-1 chromosome 9, ASM2916894v1, whole genome shotgun sequence genome encodes:
- the LOC133031500 gene encoding uncharacterized protein LOC133031500: MIESEGQLKETEPLQILVQSNGHWDDKKNYVDYESSGELISTKCTFEELMRIMMEELQCNHESTQLQLKYQLKEGGQPLQIKDDKSLLFYIKLLTKEVDFTRYPLCVNKTSNTAPPNQTMVWNNMIMESYENNAAQEDLQQPGNNTATTSKQQLSAQTMGSGEVDAFFLETVTVSSESTIQQPDNNREKTTAVDEDFDFTDYAKLVAA, encoded by the exons ATGATTGAATCAGAAGGACAATTGAAG GAAACGGAACCATTACAAATATTGGTGCAGAGCAATGGGCATTGGGATGACAAAAAAAACTATGTTGATTATGAATCAAGTGGAGAATTAATTTCGACCAAGTGCACTTTTGAGGAACTAATGAGAATAATGATGGAAGAACTCCAATGCAACCATGAATCAACACAACTACAACTGAAATATCAACTGAAGGAAGGAGGCCAACCACTACAaatcaaggatgacaaaagtctGTTGTTCTACATAAAGCTATTAACGAAGGAGGTTGATTTCACAAGGTACCCATTGTGTGTGAACAAAACCAGTAACACGGCACCACCTAACCAAACAATGGTGTGGAACAATATGATCATGGAATCGTATGAGAACAACGCAGCACAGGAAGACTTGCAGCAACCTGGAAACAACACGGCAACAACTTCCAAGCAACAACTATCTGCGCAGACGATGGGATCTGGTGAAGTTGATGCATTTTTCCTAGAAACAGTAACAGTGTCATCAGAATCAACCATACAACAACCAGACaacaacagagaaaaaactacaGCAGTAGATGAAGATTTTGACTTCACCGACTACGCAAAGCTTGTGGCTGCATAA
- the LOC133031501 gene encoding uncharacterized protein LOC133031501 — protein sequence MVQQLENNQEEEEEVDNTEMMIINDKRHETIEKGQIYKDKETLISTLCYFAIKKTFQYKVVKSCTKEYNIVCLDTNCKWSLKATKNGNTETFIIRSYEEEHTCAVTIRFGDQRQATSKLIADFVKPKFLNLKTKCSPADIKTEMKDKYGIKMNYMKAWRSKERAQTQLHGNAKESYNLLPRYLYMLQKTNPGTLIDIEKDDDDSFKYAFVALNAAIKAAKAYTEMEFEFHMRELDNLDKRIRPYLEKIGHEKWSRYHSENNRTMTETVQIVGTLP from the exons ATGGTACAGCAACTAGAAAACAaccaggaagaagaagaggaagtggacAACACAGAAATGATGATCATCAATGACAAACGACATGAAACAATAGAGAAGGGGCAAATTTACAAGGACAAAGAAACATTGATAAGTACACTATGCTACTTTGCAATCAAGAAGACATTTCAATACAAAGTAGTGAAATCTTGCACAAAAGAATACAACATAGTGTGTTTGGACACAAACTGCAAATGGAGTTTAAAGGCTACAAAAAATGGAAACACAGAAACATTCATAATAAGGAGCTACGAAGAAGAACACACATGTGCAGTTACAATAAGATTTGGAGATCAACGACAAGCTACATCAAAGTTGATAGCAGACTTTGTAAAACCAAAATTCTTGAACCTGAAAACAAAGTGCAGCCCTGCAGACATAAAGACAGAAATGAAAGACAAATACGGAATAAAGATGAATTACATGAAAGCATGGCGTAGTAAAGAGCGAGCACAAACCCAGCTACATGGAAATGCTAAAGAGTCGTACAATCTCTTGCCTAGATACCTGTACATGCTACAGAAAACAAATCcag GAACATTAATAGACATAGAGAAAGATGATGATGACAGTTTCAAATATGCATTTGTTGCATTGAATGCTGCTATAAAAG CTGCAAAAGCTTACACAGAAATGGAGTTTGAATTCCATATGAGGGAGCTAGACAACTTGGATAAGCGCATAAGACCGTACCTGGAGAAAATTGGCCATGAAAAATGGTCAAGGTATCATTCAGAAAACAACAG AACTATGACAGAAACTGTCCAAATTGTAGGTACTCTACCATGA
- the LOC133031014 gene encoding uncharacterized protein LOC133031014 yields MECLRAQMQEWTYNNRKEAQKCTTRLTPSSEKKLIGNYVQSLRLTVKPANQNLFEVIDEDRTRIVNLKEKTCTCNRFQKDEMPCNHAVAVMKDLNINTYNYCAQYYTSKAWLQTYEETVYPVGNVREWELPDFFEEIIVLPPKERIKSGRPRKRRMAAAWETKKQNKCGKCGQKGHNKKTCRRITA; encoded by the exons ATGGAGTGCTTGAGGGCACAAATGCAAGAGTGGACATACAATAATAGAAAGGAGGCACAAAAATGCACAACAAGGCTGACACCATCATCTGAGAAAAAACTCATAGGGAACTATGTACAGTCATTGCGACTAACA GTGAAACCAGCAAACCAGAACCTGTTTGAGGTGATAGATGAAGACAGAACAAGAATAGTAAACTTGAAGGAGAAGACGTGCACATGCAATAGATTTCAAAAAGATGAAATGCCATGTAACCATGCAGTCGCCGTCATGAAGGACTTgaacataaacacatacaactaCTGTGCACAATACTACACATCAAAAGCATGGCTGCAAACATATGAAGAAACAGTATACCCAGTTGGAAACGTAAGAGAATGGGAACTTCCagatttttttgaagaaatcaTAGTGTTGCCTCCAAAGGAGAGAATCAAGTCTGGAAGGCCGAGGAAAAGAAGAATGGCAGCAGCTTGGgaaacaaagaaacaaaacaagTGTGGCAAGTGTGGACAAAAGGGACATAACAAAAAGACCTGCAGAAGAATTACAGCATAG
- the LOC133031502 gene encoding uncharacterized protein LOC133031502 has translation MKGKYCQKESSRIPRITQWTCNSQPTFKVLKTTIFDVSKDKLQLSNMRPTAGEFKALKLSSFKFDTDFNSYKSLPVPEEPTVAQSDISVKLEAFSEKFHVLEVKIDSLHTSQQKISSDLVELKEFVSAQFVSFGAQMASMQTQFSRFCRFLCQETDENEEENVMGDDEGEGSEGEEKDDQPDEDSTQKKKMIMAVMMMPLINFVDFNDGPTQIDVEATVQSGCLQMEVVLILVNDFGSKMLRLRIVVLFVLRWVQRCLNVDSNIELEDDPIPVEETPLVDKRKSKKPIALTSPFMEYDSSISSSKDGSGYGVVKYVAGLCPLDDKIGEDVEHKDEIDFDLWLGEGRRSKKDPHDKEKVYLKGKDKIVPPFRFGVEDVATKMWFHKLAYPGQCLTNSHLDIIFYYLRKKGKYAKEPKVKFTTTDCLFFKTIHALYEKFIAQKKNLSLITAQHAIADYIRGRKMLCGSPWHLCDHVFFIIHMETESHWILGRLNIEERRVYMYNSLSTAMKDSAAIKACQPFAVLLPYFFALFDEFKKENKPICLDPFEVVKVDGLPQQTSNDCGCFVASFAEYFIDMKPIPPIFDVEKHRDRLAVLFYKYARMKEVEFIDSEDEAPPKGPKKNLS, from the exons ATGAAAGGTAAGTACTGCCAAAAGGAAAGCTCTCGTATTCCAAGGATCACTCAGTGGACATGCAATAGTCAACCCACTTTCAAAGTTTTGAAGACTACTATCTTTGATGTTTCCAAAGATAAG CTGCAACTTTCAAATATGAGGCCCACGGCtggtgagttcaaagctttgaaactGAGCAGTTTCAAGTTCGACACCGACTTCAACTCTTACAAGAGTCTTCCTGTCCCCGAAGAGCCAACTGTTGCTCAGAGTGACATTTCTGTCAAGCTTGAGGCCTTTTCTGAGAAATTTCATGTGTTGGAGGTCAAGATCGATTCGTTGCATACTTCCCAACAGAAGATTTCatctgatttggttgagttgaaAGAGTTTGTGTCTGCACAGTTTGTTTCTTTTGGTGCTCAGATGGCTTCAATGCAGACACAGTTTTCTCGTTTTTGCCGATTCCTATGCCAAg AAACCGATGAAAATGAAGAAGAGAATGTTATGGGTGATGACGAAGGGGAGGGTAGTGAAGGTGAAGAGAAGGATGATCAACCCGATGAAGATTCgactcaaaagaaaaaaatgataatggCAGTGATGATGATGCCACTGATA AATTTCGTTGATTTCAATGACGGCCCTACTCAAATAGATGTTGAGGCTACTGTTCAGTCCGG ATGTCTTCAGATGGAAGTGGTGTTGATCCTTGTAAACGATTTCGGTTCGAAAATGTTGAGGTTACGGATCGTCGTCTTGTTTGTTttgag atggGTGCAACGGTGTCTCAATGTTGATTCTAACATTGAACTTGAAGATGACCCAATTCCCGTTGAAGAAACTCCTCTTGTTGACAAGAGGAAATCTAAGAAACCCATAGCGCTGACGTCTCCGTTTATGGAGTATGACTCTTCCATTTCTAGTTCTAAAGATGGTTCTGGTTATGGAGTTGTTAAGTATGTGGCTGGGTTGTGTCCTCTCGATGATAAGATTGGTGAAGATGTAGAACATAAAGACGAGATTGATTTTGACTTGTGGCTTGGTGAAGGACGCCGATCGAAGAAAGAtcc GCATGATAAGGAGAAGGTTTACTTGAAGGGTAAGGATAAGATTGTTCCCCCTTTTCGTTTTGGCGTGGAAGATGTTGCAACCAAGATGTGGTTCCACAAGCTTGCATATCCTGGCCAATGTTTGACTAATTCt CATCTGGACATCATTTTTTACTATCTACGTAAAAAAGGAAAGTATGCAAAGGAGCCAAAGGTTAAGTTCACAACCACCGATTGCTTATTCTTCAAAACCATTCatgctttgtatgaaaaatttattgcacagaaaaaaaatctttctttgataacTGCCCAGCATGCCATTGCTGATTATATAAGAGGTAGAAAAATGTTATGTGGTTCCCCTTGGCATTTGTGCGATCATGTTTTCTTTATCATCCATATGGAGACTGAATCACATTGGATTCTTGGTCGATTGAATATTGAGGAAAGGCGTGTGTACATGTACAACTCCTTGTCGACTGCTATGAAAGATAGTGCTGCCATCAAAGCTTGTCAGCCATTTGCGGTGTTGTTGCCCTACTTTTTTGCTTTGTTTGATGAGttcaaaaaggaaaacaaaCCGATTTGTTTAGACCCTTTCGAAGTTGTTAAGGTTGATGGTTTGCCTCAACAAACCTCTAA tgACTGTGGTTGTTTCGTTGCATCGTTCGCCGAATACTTTATTGATATGAAACCGATTCCTCCCATATTTGATGTTGAGAAACACCGTGATAGGCTTGCTGTGTTGTTCTATAAGTATGCTCGCATGAAAGAAGTGGAATTTATTGATAGTGAAGATGAGGCTCCTCCAAAGGGTCCAAAGAAGAATTTGTCTTAG
- the LOC133030794 gene encoding uncharacterized protein LOC133030794, giving the protein MATTRSGSKSPSPAKKVSKKSKKAPAVTSKVEPKMGLKKIAKNLVADVPETSASKKRALPVKVDAPKTKRAKISKSARDVSSDSDFEDEVHGEDQKPKVKSKVHARTSVKVEGFDLPKKNPPKVSFF; this is encoded by the exons atggCAACCACTAGAAGTGGTTCGAAATCACCATCTCCGGCGAAGAAAGTTTCTAAAAAATCGAAGAAGGCTCCAGCTGTTACTTCCAAAGTCGAACCTAAAATggggttaaaaaaaattgctaaaaattTAGTGGCTGATGTTCCAGAGACATCGGCCTCTAAGAAAAGAGCCCTTCCTGTTAAAGTAGATGCTCCTAAGACTAAGAGAGCAAAAATTTCCAAGTCTGCACGCGAT GTTTCCTCAGATTCCGATTTTGAGGATGAAGTGCATGGTGAGGACCAAAAGCCCAAAGTTAAATCAAAG GTCCATGCTAGGACCTCAGTGAAGGTTGAAGGATTTGACCTACCAAAGAAAAATCCCCCTAAGgtgtcttttttttaa
- the LOC115722304 gene encoding 18S rRNA (guanine-N(7))-methyltransferase RID2 isoform X2, with the protein MSSRPEFQAPPEIFYDDKEARKYTSSSRIIKIQAELTERALELLALPKDGLPRLLLDIGCGSGLSGETITQNGHEWIGLDISNSMLNVALEREVEGDLLLADMGQGLGFRSGLIDGAISISAIQWLCNADKSSHNPKLRLECFARGARAVFQVYPESTEQRVLIYSCAIGAGFVGSLVIDFPHSAKKRKEYLVLTCSTPVPKRKGDNSSRDEEDQTVCVSNTNRPRKKQRIMEKGKGKEWILKKKEQMRRRGNVVPADTKYTARKRRPQF; encoded by the exons ATGTCGTCTCGGCCGGAATTCCAAGCGCCTCCTGAGATATTCTATGATGATAAAGAAGCTAGGAAGTATACCTCCTCTTCTCGAATCATCAAAATCCAAGCAGAGCTCACCGAGAGGGCTCTCGAGCTTCTCGCCTTGCCCAAAGATGGACTTCCCAGGTTGCTTCTCGACATTG GTTGCGGGTCAGGACTTAGTGGAGAAACCATAACACAGAATGGTCATGAGTGGATCGGTTTAGATATCTCTAACTCAATGCTTA ATGTTGCGTTGGAGAGGGAGGTTGAAGGTGATTTATTACTTGCTGACATGGGTCAG GGATTGGGGTTTCGGTCTGGTCTTATTGATGGGGCCATAAGTATCTCTGCTATTCAG TGGTTGTGCAATGCTGACAAATCCTCACACAACCCAAAACTAAGATTAGA ATGTTTTGCAAGGGGAGCAAGAGCAGTCTTTCAAGTGTATCCTGAAAGTACGGAACAGCGAGTGTTAATATATAGTTGTGCGATTGGTGCTGGATTCGTTGGTAGCTTGGTTATTGATTTTCCCCACAG TGCCAAGAAAAGGAAAGAATACCTTGTTCTGACTTGTAGCACACCAGTTCCAAAGCGTAAAGGCGACAATAGTAGTAGAGATGAAGAAGATCAAACG GTATGTGTTTCTAACACGAACAGGCcaagaaaaaaacaaagaatTATGGAAAAAGGGAAGGGCAAGGAATGGATACTGAAGAAGAAGGAACAGATGAGAAGAAGAGGGAATGTTGTACCTGCTGACACAAAATACACTGCTAGGAAAAGAAGGCCTCaattttga
- the LOC115722304 gene encoding 18S rRNA (guanine-N(7))-methyltransferase RID2 isoform X1: MSSRPEFQAPPEIFYDDKEARKYTSSSRIIKIQAELTERALELLALPKDGLPRLLLDIGCGSGLSGETITQNGHEWIGLDISNSMLNVALEREVEGDLLLADMGQGLGFRSGLIDGAISISAIQWLCNADKSSHNPKLRLDAFFGSLYRCFARGARAVFQVYPESTEQRVLIYSCAIGAGFVGSLVIDFPHSAKKRKEYLVLTCSTPVPKRKGDNSSRDEEDQTVCVSNTNRPRKKQRIMEKGKGKEWILKKKEQMRRRGNVVPADTKYTARKRRPQF; the protein is encoded by the exons ATGTCGTCTCGGCCGGAATTCCAAGCGCCTCCTGAGATATTCTATGATGATAAAGAAGCTAGGAAGTATACCTCCTCTTCTCGAATCATCAAAATCCAAGCAGAGCTCACCGAGAGGGCTCTCGAGCTTCTCGCCTTGCCCAAAGATGGACTTCCCAGGTTGCTTCTCGACATTG GTTGCGGGTCAGGACTTAGTGGAGAAACCATAACACAGAATGGTCATGAGTGGATCGGTTTAGATATCTCTAACTCAATGCTTA ATGTTGCGTTGGAGAGGGAGGTTGAAGGTGATTTATTACTTGCTGACATGGGTCAG GGATTGGGGTTTCGGTCTGGTCTTATTGATGGGGCCATAAGTATCTCTGCTATTCAG TGGTTGTGCAATGCTGACAAATCCTCACACAACCCAAAACTAAGATTAGA TGCATTCTTTGGATCTCTATACAGATGTTTTGCAAGGGGAGCAAGAGCAGTCTTTCAAGTGTATCCTGAAAGTACGGAACAGCGAGTGTTAATATATAGTTGTGCGATTGGTGCTGGATTCGTTGGTAGCTTGGTTATTGATTTTCCCCACAG TGCCAAGAAAAGGAAAGAATACCTTGTTCTGACTTGTAGCACACCAGTTCCAAAGCGTAAAGGCGACAATAGTAGTAGAGATGAAGAAGATCAAACG GTATGTGTTTCTAACACGAACAGGCcaagaaaaaaacaaagaatTATGGAAAAAGGGAAGGGCAAGGAATGGATACTGAAGAAGAAGGAACAGATGAGAAGAAGAGGGAATGTTGTACCTGCTGACACAAAATACACTGCTAGGAAAAGAAGGCCTCaattttga
- the LOC115722304 gene encoding 18S rRNA (guanine-N(7))-methyltransferase RID2 isoform X3, giving the protein MMIKKLGSIPPLLESSKSKQSSPRGLSSFSPCPKMDFPGCGSGLSGETITQNGHEWIGLDISNSMLNVALEREVEGDLLLADMGQGLGFRSGLIDGAISISAIQWLCNADKSSHNPKLRLDAFFGSLYRCFARGARAVFQVYPESTEQRVLIYSCAIGAGFVGSLVIDFPHSAKKRKEYLVLTCSTPVPKRKGDNSSRDEEDQTVCVSNTNRPRKKQRIMEKGKGKEWILKKKEQMRRRGNVVPADTKYTARKRRPQF; this is encoded by the exons ATGATGATAAAGAAGCTAGGAAGTATACCTCCTCTTCTCGAATCATCAAAATCCAAGCAGAGCTCACCGAGAGGGCTCTCGAGCTTCTCGCCTTGCCCAAAGATGGACTTCCCAG GTTGCGGGTCAGGACTTAGTGGAGAAACCATAACACAGAATGGTCATGAGTGGATCGGTTTAGATATCTCTAACTCAATGCTTA ATGTTGCGTTGGAGAGGGAGGTTGAAGGTGATTTATTACTTGCTGACATGGGTCAG GGATTGGGGTTTCGGTCTGGTCTTATTGATGGGGCCATAAGTATCTCTGCTATTCAG TGGTTGTGCAATGCTGACAAATCCTCACACAACCCAAAACTAAGATTAGA TGCATTCTTTGGATCTCTATACAGATGTTTTGCAAGGGGAGCAAGAGCAGTCTTTCAAGTGTATCCTGAAAGTACGGAACAGCGAGTGTTAATATATAGTTGTGCGATTGGTGCTGGATTCGTTGGTAGCTTGGTTATTGATTTTCCCCACAG TGCCAAGAAAAGGAAAGAATACCTTGTTCTGACTTGTAGCACACCAGTTCCAAAGCGTAAAGGCGACAATAGTAGTAGAGATGAAGAAGATCAAACG GTATGTGTTTCTAACACGAACAGGCcaagaaaaaaacaaagaatTATGGAAAAAGGGAAGGGCAAGGAATGGATACTGAAGAAGAAGGAACAGATGAGAAGAAGAGGGAATGTTGTACCTGCTGACACAAAATACACTGCTAGGAAAAGAAGGCCTCaattttga
- the LOC115722304 gene encoding 18S rRNA (guanine-N(7))-methyltransferase RID2 isoform X4, whose protein sequence is MSSRPEFQAPPEIFYDDKEARKYTSSSRIIKIQAELTERALELLALPKDGLPRLLLDIGCGSGLSGETITQNGHEWIGLDISNSMLNVALEREVEGDLLLADMGQGLGFRSGLIDGAISISAIQWLCNADKSSHNPKLRLDAFFGSLYRCFARGARAVFQVYPESTEQRVLIYSCAIGAGFVGSLVIDFPHSAKKRKEYLVLTCSTPVPKRKGDNSSRDEEDQTAKKKTKNYGKREGQGMDTEEEGTDEKKRECCTC, encoded by the exons ATGTCGTCTCGGCCGGAATTCCAAGCGCCTCCTGAGATATTCTATGATGATAAAGAAGCTAGGAAGTATACCTCCTCTTCTCGAATCATCAAAATCCAAGCAGAGCTCACCGAGAGGGCTCTCGAGCTTCTCGCCTTGCCCAAAGATGGACTTCCCAGGTTGCTTCTCGACATTG GTTGCGGGTCAGGACTTAGTGGAGAAACCATAACACAGAATGGTCATGAGTGGATCGGTTTAGATATCTCTAACTCAATGCTTA ATGTTGCGTTGGAGAGGGAGGTTGAAGGTGATTTATTACTTGCTGACATGGGTCAG GGATTGGGGTTTCGGTCTGGTCTTATTGATGGGGCCATAAGTATCTCTGCTATTCAG TGGTTGTGCAATGCTGACAAATCCTCACACAACCCAAAACTAAGATTAGA TGCATTCTTTGGATCTCTATACAGATGTTTTGCAAGGGGAGCAAGAGCAGTCTTTCAAGTGTATCCTGAAAGTACGGAACAGCGAGTGTTAATATATAGTTGTGCGATTGGTGCTGGATTCGTTGGTAGCTTGGTTATTGATTTTCCCCACAG TGCCAAGAAAAGGAAAGAATACCTTGTTCTGACTTGTAGCACACCAGTTCCAAAGCGTAAAGGCGACAATAGTAGTAGAGATGAAGAAGATCAAACG GCcaagaaaaaaacaaagaatTATGGAAAAAGGGAAGGGCAAGGAATGGATACTGAAGAAGAAGGAACAGATGAGAAGAAGAGGGAATGTTGTACCTGCTGA
- the LOC115722718 gene encoding uncharacterized protein LOC115722718, translating into MAPPSPTRTTPEVSSIDTVGSPLQNNSVTTTVSSSDAAIGSMTIGSGTTPFVPIPPTSASTQSFTFSSVASSLLPSFSAPATIENPPIAPPIPRIAQPQTNSYFYISSKFYGKGEEIYWRDEEGKLCGFNLRSLGELEGDNFNYHSFCNGLLCYSRASSTQAFIINPLKEEVLFLKQSPSPSSPSLRIVKSSFGLGVCGESGNETFKILLLQRTKRTNLASILTLGSDAWRVIRYPSVVNVDDLYFFGEPVFEKGFIYWYAPLEDIIVFDVEREIFSIMEAPIDTNCNICSDMEFRLLSLGDRVGFVKAHCGVLGIWYGKNHNSEGKITEWEEYDPIQIIHEGELFDFSQALQVLGAWKDESSMLVCSSSLPRVFFCYNFVTKTATMVNISNRPENFASHSFRGSSLLLTEFHGSSELVYLPPERNYNTSRSGLIRRGIEDIGRT; encoded by the exons ATGGCACCTCCTAGTCCTACCAGAACAACTCCAGAAGTTTCTTCCATTGACACCGTAGGATCTCCTCTCCAGAACAACTCTGTTACTACGACTGTTTCTTCTTCAGACGCCGCCATCGGATCTATGACGATCGGCTCCGGAACCACTCCGTTCGTTCCCATTCCACCGACTTCTGCTTCCACTCAATCTTTCACCTTCTCCTCTGTTGCGAGTTCTTTGCTGCCGTCTTTCTCGGCTCCGGCGACTATTGAAAATCCTCCGATTGCTCCACCGATTCCTCGGATCGCTCAACCTCAAACGaatagttatttttatatttcttcaaAATTTTATGGAAAAGGAGAAGAGATATATTGGAGGGATGAAGAAGGGAAGTTATGTGGTTTTAATCTCAGATCGCTTGGTGAATTGGAAGGAGACAACTTTAACTACCATTCTTTCTGTAATGGACTACTTTGCTACTCTCGGGCATCTTCTACCCAAGCTTTCATAATCAATCCACTTAAGGAGGAAGTACTTTTCCTCAAACAGTCACCTTCACCTTCAAGTCCTTCACTAAGAATTGTTAAATCATCCTTCGGACTGGGTGTTTGTGGGGAATCAGGTAATGAGACTTTCaaaattcttcttcttcaacgtACTAAACGTACGAACCTGGCTAGTATTTTGACCTTAGGATCTGATGCTTGGAGAGTCATTCGGTACCCCTCTGTTGTAAACGTAGATGACTTATATTTCTTTGGAGAGCCTGTTTTTGAGAAAGGATTCATTTATTGGTATGCGCCACTTGAAGACATCATCGTCTTTGATGTTGAGCGTGAAATATTCTCAATCATGGAAGCTCCAATTGATACAAATTGCAACATATGCTCGGATATGGAGTTTCGTCTTCTAAGTTTAGGAGACCGTGTAGGATTCGTCAAAGCACACTGTGGAGTTTTGGGAATTTGGTATGGTAAGAACCACAATAGTGAAGGAAAAATCACTGAATGGGAAGAATATGACCCCATTCAAATTATTCATGAGGGGGAGCTGTTTGATTTCTCACAGGCTTTACAAGTTTTAGGAGCATGGAAAGACGAATCTAGCATGTTGGTCTGTAGCTCGAGTTTGCCTAGAGTTTTTTTCTGCTATAACTTTGTTACTAAGACTGCTACTATGGTGAATATTTCCAACCGTCCTGAGAATTTTGCGAGTCACAGCTTTAGAGGGTCGTCTCTTTTGCTTACGGAGTTCCATGGTAGTTCTGAACTAGTGTATCTACCACCTGAACGAAACTACAACACGAG CCGAAGTGGTTTAATAAGGAGGGGAATTGAAGATATTGGAAGGACTTGA